The Streptomyces sp. NBC_00691 genome has a segment encoding these proteins:
- a CDS encoding serine/threonine-protein kinase, with the protein MGGGELYCDTCGLAPVVAAGGLIGSTPTGVAVPGRGTGVGSGVGGPDSSSSRSSSRASSRASSRSSTSRRSVSGRLSRSLSGASTSRSVSVRSSGTSTGQSARNRLGAGLVSIPEVPRPDPRGAVMENPEVPERKRFCSRSDCGAPVGRSRGERPGRTEGFCTKCGHPYSFVPKLRGGDIVHGQYEVAGCLAHGGLGWIYLAVDRAVSDRWVVLKGLLDTGDQDAMAAAISERRFLAEIEHSNIVRIYNFVEHLDQRTGSLDGYIVMEYVGGKSLKEIANDRRTPDGRRDPLPVEQACAYGIEALEALGHLHSRNLLYCDFKVDNAIQSEDQLKLIDMGAVRRMDDDESAIYGTVGYQAPEVAEVGPSVASDLYTVARTLAVMTFDFQGYTNVFVDSLPDPDNIAVFRTYESFYRFLVRATDPDPARRFASAQEMAEQLTGVLREVVALQSGRPRPALSTLFGTEVRVTDTALFAELTEDVSQLGSRRGRKQPALPAGTAAGVPAGTGAGVAGVAPGLAGLLAPLDTPATALALPVPRVDTGDPNAGFLAGLAAAAPGELLAALQAAPAPSAELRLRTLRAELELGDLPSAVRTLAGLEERDPDDWRVVWYRGVASLVTGDHQHAALAFDAVYDAFPGEPSPKLALGICAEVLGQLDNAAEYYRLVWATDPSFVSAAFGLARVQLAAGDRIGAVQTLESVPEASIHYTAARVATVRARLRRRPAWEPLAADLTAAAAQVSALQGFGLDAVRREQLSTEVLGTALDWVLSGSPGAEPGGGALLLGSELDERGLRFGLERSYRVLARLAQRGEERIELVERANRFRPRTWV; encoded by the coding sequence ATGGGAGGCGGCGAGCTGTACTGCGACACCTGCGGCCTCGCCCCGGTGGTCGCGGCCGGCGGGCTGATCGGTTCGACGCCCACGGGCGTGGCGGTGCCGGGACGAGGCACGGGCGTCGGCTCCGGCGTGGGCGGACCGGACTCCAGCTCCTCGCGGAGCAGTTCGCGGGCGTCCTCACGGGCCTCGTCGCGCTCCTCGACCTCGCGCCGTTCGGTCTCGGGGCGGCTCTCGCGCTCGCTCTCCGGGGCCTCCACGTCCCGCTCGGTGTCGGTGCGCAGTTCCGGTACGTCGACGGGCCAGTCCGCGCGCAACCGGCTGGGCGCCGGTCTGGTGTCGATCCCCGAGGTGCCGCGTCCCGACCCGCGGGGTGCGGTCATGGAGAACCCCGAGGTTCCCGAGCGGAAGCGTTTCTGCTCCCGTTCGGACTGCGGTGCTCCCGTGGGCCGTTCGCGCGGGGAGCGGCCGGGCCGTACGGAGGGCTTCTGCACCAAGTGCGGGCACCCGTACTCCTTCGTGCCGAAGCTGCGCGGCGGCGACATCGTCCACGGCCAGTACGAGGTCGCGGGCTGTCTCGCGCACGGCGGCCTGGGCTGGATCTACCTCGCCGTCGACCGGGCCGTCTCCGACCGGTGGGTCGTCCTCAAGGGCCTCCTCGACACCGGCGACCAGGACGCCATGGCCGCCGCGATCTCCGAGCGCCGCTTCCTCGCCGAGATCGAGCACTCCAACATCGTCCGCATCTACAACTTCGTCGAGCACCTCGACCAGCGGACCGGCTCCCTGGACGGCTACATCGTCATGGAGTACGTCGGCGGCAAGTCCCTCAAGGAGATCGCCAACGACCGGCGCACCCCGGACGGCCGCCGCGACCCGCTGCCGGTCGAACAGGCCTGCGCGTACGGGATCGAGGCCCTGGAGGCACTCGGCCATCTGCACAGCCGCAACCTGCTCTACTGCGACTTCAAGGTCGACAACGCCATTCAGTCCGAGGACCAGCTCAAGCTCATCGACATGGGCGCCGTCCGGCGGATGGACGACGACGAGTCCGCGATCTACGGCACGGTCGGCTACCAGGCGCCGGAGGTGGCCGAGGTCGGGCCGTCGGTGGCGAGCGACCTGTACACGGTGGCGCGCACCCTCGCGGTGATGACCTTCGACTTCCAGGGCTACACGAACGTCTTCGTGGACTCGCTGCCCGACCCGGACAACATCGCGGTCTTCCGCACGTACGAGTCGTTCTACCGCTTCCTGGTCCGCGCCACCGACCCGGACCCGGCACGCCGGTTCGCCTCCGCGCAGGAGATGGCGGAGCAGCTGACGGGTGTGCTGCGGGAGGTCGTGGCGCTCCAGTCGGGGCGGCCGCGGCCCGCGCTGTCGACGCTGTTCGGCACCGAGGTACGGGTCACGGACACGGCCCTGTTCGCCGAACTGACGGAGGACGTGTCGCAGCTCGGGTCCCGCCGGGGGCGCAAGCAGCCCGCGCTGCCCGCCGGGACCGCGGCCGGGGTGCCCGCCGGGACGGGGGCCGGGGTCGCGGGCGTCGCTCCTGGGCTCGCGGGGCTGCTCGCCCCGCTCGACACGCCCGCCACCGCGCTCGCGCTGCCCGTCCCGCGCGTCGACACGGGCGACCCCAACGCCGGCTTCCTCGCCGGTCTCGCCGCCGCCGCGCCCGGCGAACTCCTCGCCGCGCTGCAGGCGGCGCCCGCGCCCTCCGCCGAGCTGCGGCTGCGGACGCTGCGGGCCGAGCTGGAGCTGGGCGACCTGCCGTCCGCGGTCCGGACCCTGGCCGGTCTGGAGGAGCGCGACCCGGACGACTGGCGGGTCGTCTGGTACCGGGGCGTCGCCTCCCTGGTGACCGGCGACCACCAGCACGCGGCGCTCGCCTTCGACGCGGTCTACGACGCCTTCCCCGGCGAGCCCTCGCCGAAGCTGGCCCTCGGGATCTGTGCCGAGGTACTGGGCCAGCTGGACAACGCCGCCGAGTACTACCGCCTGGTGTGGGCCACCGACCCGAGCTTCGTCAGCGCGGCCTTCGGACTCGCCCGGGTGCAGCTCGCGGCCGGGGACCGGATCGGAGCCGTACAGACGCTGGAGTCCGTGCCGGAGGCCTCGATCCACTACACGGCGGCCCGGGTCGCGACCGTGCGGGCGCGGCTGCGTCGGCGCCCCGCGTGGGAGCCGCTCGCCGCCGATCTGACGGCGGCCGCCGCGCAGGTCTCGGCACTCCAGGGCTTCGGTCTGGACGCCGTGCGCCGGGAGCAGTTGTCGACGGAGGTCCTCGGGACCGCCCTCGACTGGGTACTCTCCGGGAGTCCCGGTGCGGAACCGGGCGGCGGCGCGCTGCTGCTCGGGAGTGAACTGGACGAGCGCGGACTGCGCTTCGGCCTCGAACGCTCGTACCGGGTGCTGGCCCGGCTCGCCCAGCGGGGCGAGGAGAGGATCGAACTGGTGGAGCGGGCCAACCGTTTCCGCCCCCGGACGTGGGTGTGA
- a CDS encoding PP2C family serine/threonine-protein phosphatase has translation MRMSQKPKPSHGLTVCPDCAEPLESGDRFCGACGHDLTAVPAAGVEPDRPTVAIGTPVAWPDAPPRDPGSLSTATQHPGDLPGTDSGGHDLPTLAVRTDGPVPPGADPAGETTAGSGDFELAAPDPRAAVRVDPAQAAPAPSPAPAAQAPAAPAPAAQAPAPNAAAPGSALCVACRAGRVDTDGYCENCGHAQPRERDHMERELDSVAAVSDRGLRHHRNEDAFAVSATTLPDGSPATLAIVCDGVSSATRPDEASAAAAEAAGASLLAALPRGTHPQQAMHEAIVAAAEAVNSLAEEPGQEGAEHDPHRHRNAPACTIVGSVVADGLLVVGWVGDSRVYWVPDDRGTPAARLTEDDSWAAQMVATGLMNEAEAYADERAHAITGWLGADAYELEPHTAAFKPDRSGVVVVCTDGLWNYAEGAEDMARVVPPDASDRPLHSAQVLVGHALDGGGHDNITVALVPFTVAPPGAGSA, from the coding sequence GTGAGGATGTCCCAGAAGCCGAAGCCGTCGCACGGCCTCACCGTCTGCCCGGACTGCGCGGAGCCGCTGGAGTCGGGTGACCGGTTCTGCGGGGCGTGCGGTCACGACCTGACGGCCGTGCCGGCCGCCGGGGTCGAGCCGGACCGCCCGACCGTGGCCATCGGCACCCCCGTGGCCTGGCCGGACGCCCCGCCCCGGGACCCCGGTTCGCTGTCGACCGCCACCCAGCACCCGGGCGACCTCCCGGGCACCGACTCGGGTGGCCACGACCTGCCCACCTTGGCGGTCCGCACGGACGGGCCGGTGCCGCCCGGCGCCGACCCCGCCGGGGAGACCACGGCCGGCAGCGGTGACTTCGAGCTGGCCGCGCCGGACCCGCGTGCTGCGGTACGGGTGGACCCGGCGCAGGCCGCGCCCGCACCCTCCCCCGCTCCGGCGGCGCAGGCTCCGGCCGCGCCCGCTCCGGCGGCGCAGGCTCCTGCACCGAACGCCGCCGCTCCCGGCTCCGCGCTGTGCGTGGCCTGCCGGGCCGGGCGGGTGGACACCGACGGCTACTGCGAGAACTGCGGGCACGCGCAGCCCCGCGAGCGCGACCACATGGAGCGGGAGCTCGACAGCGTCGCCGCCGTCTCCGACCGGGGGCTGCGCCATCACCGCAACGAGGACGCGTTCGCCGTGTCGGCGACCACGCTCCCGGACGGCTCCCCCGCCACGCTCGCGATCGTCTGCGACGGTGTGTCCTCGGCGACCCGGCCCGACGAGGCGTCCGCCGCGGCCGCCGAGGCGGCCGGTGCCTCGCTGCTCGCCGCGCTGCCCCGGGGCACGCACCCGCAGCAGGCGATGCACGAGGCGATCGTGGCCGCCGCCGAGGCCGTCAACTCCCTCGCGGAGGAGCCCGGCCAGGAAGGGGCCGAGCACGACCCCCACCGCCACCGCAACGCCCCCGCCTGCACGATCGTGGGCTCCGTCGTCGCCGACGGCCTGCTCGTCGTCGGCTGGGTCGGCGACAGCCGGGTCTACTGGGTGCCCGACGACCGGGGCACCCCGGCCGCGCGGCTCACCGAGGACGACTCGTGGGCCGCGCAGATGGTCGCGACGGGCCTGATGAACGAGGCGGAGGCGTACGCGGACGAGCGCGCCCACGCGATCACCGGCTGGCTGGGCGCCGACGCGTACGAACTGGAGCCGCACACGGCCGCGTTCAAGCCCGACCGGTCCGGCGTGGTCGTCGTCTGCACGGACGGACTGTGGAACTACGCGGAGGGCGCCGAGGACATGGCCAGAGTGGTCCCGCCCGACGCGTCCGACCGGCCGCTGCACAGTGCGCAGGTCCTCGTCGGGCATGCCCTGGACGGCGGAGGCCACGACAACATCACGGTCGCGCTCGTGCCGTTCACCGTCGCTCCCCCAGGGGCAGGATCCGCCTGA
- a CDS encoding vWA domain-containing protein: MANFSKSTVPQFSVDVYQNEFLPEGGRDVSAIVTVTSTGGGTTGRQQLVPGGGGTAGVVIMVDCSGSMDYPATKMRGAREATAAAVDTLRDGTAFAVVAGTHVAKEVYPGNGGLAVADARTRAEAKESLRRLSAGGGTAIGTWLRLADRLLSSTGLTIRHGILLTDGRNEHESPEELRAALDACAGRFTCDARGVGTDWEVKEVTGIASALLGSADIVADPAALAADFTSMMGQAMGKGVADVALRLWTPVGVEIAYVKQVAPTVEDLTGRRTEAGPRAGDYPTGSWGDESRDYHVSVRVPQAAIGQEMLAARVSLIAPDPLGGDPKPLSQGLVRAVWTDDLAMSTSINPQVAHYTGQAELADVIQQGLDARKSGDHDGATAKLGRAVQLAAASGNADTAKLLSKVVDVVDVATGTVRLKAKVAEADEMTLETRSTKTVRVKR, translated from the coding sequence ATGGCGAACTTCTCCAAGTCGACCGTGCCGCAGTTCTCGGTGGACGTCTACCAGAACGAGTTCCTGCCCGAGGGCGGCCGGGACGTCAGCGCGATCGTCACGGTCACGTCGACCGGCGGCGGCACGACCGGCCGGCAGCAGCTCGTCCCCGGGGGCGGCGGCACCGCCGGTGTCGTGATCATGGTCGACTGCTCCGGCTCGATGGACTACCCCGCCACCAAGATGCGCGGCGCCCGTGAGGCGACCGCCGCCGCCGTCGACACCCTGCGCGACGGCACGGCCTTCGCCGTCGTCGCCGGTACGCACGTGGCGAAGGAGGTCTACCCGGGGAACGGCGGGCTCGCCGTCGCCGACGCCAGGACCCGTGCCGAGGCCAAGGAGTCACTGCGCCGGCTGAGCGCGGGCGGCGGCACGGCCATCGGCACCTGGCTGCGGCTCGCGGACCGGCTGCTCTCCAGCACCGGGCTCACCATCCGCCACGGCATCCTGCTCACCGACGGCCGCAACGAGCACGAGTCGCCGGAGGAGCTGCGGGCCGCGCTCGACGCCTGCGCCGGCCGCTTCACCTGCGACGCGCGGGGGGTGGGCACCGACTGGGAGGTCAAGGAGGTCACCGGGATCGCCTCGGCGCTCCTCGGCTCCGCCGACATCGTCGCCGACCCGGCCGCCCTCGCCGCCGACTTCACCTCGATGATGGGGCAGGCGATGGGCAAGGGCGTGGCGGACGTCGCGCTGCGGCTGTGGACCCCGGTCGGGGTGGAGATCGCCTATGTGAAGCAGGTGGCTCCGACGGTCGAGGACCTGACCGGCCGACGAACGGAGGCCGGACCGCGCGCCGGGGACTACCCCACGGGCTCCTGGGGCGACGAGTCCCGCGACTACCACGTGAGCGTGCGGGTCCCGCAGGCCGCCATCGGCCAGGAGATGCTGGCGGCCCGGGTCTCCCTGATCGCGCCGGACCCGCTGGGCGGCGATCCGAAGCCGCTGTCCCAAGGACTGGTACGGGCGGTGTGGACCGACGACCTGGCGATGTCCACGTCGATCAACCCCCAGGTCGCCCACTACACGGGCCAGGCGGAGCTCGCGGACGTCATCCAGCAGGGGTTGGATGCCCGCAAATCGGGCGATCACGACGGCGCGACGGCGAAACTGGGCCGCGCCGTGCAGCTCGCGGCAGCCTCCGGCAACGCGGATACGGCGAAACTGCTTTCGAAGGTGGTCGACGTCGTCGATGTGGCGACCGGTACTGTGCGTTTGAAGGCGAAGGTCGCGGAAGCGGACGAGATGACACTCGAGACCCGCTCCACCAAGACCGTTCGCGTCAAGAGGTAG
- a CDS encoding FHA domain-containing protein, translating to MPTCPNGHQSVSDDWCEVCGHRMAGAGAPTGAVPPPPPPPPPAYGYPGPGGPGGYDAPGAPGGFGPGGDPNATAQAELCPQCRTPREHMAPFCEECRWNFLTNTATSYTPVAPQNVPSAQRPAGPPPGLNLPPGFQSTPPPPPGPQQAPPGQPGPQGPHGQQGPPPGHDPFGYQGSRPSQVNRPAEPLGGDPTHHQAPPQRPPAQQPPGQGGQGDPFGPPGQQPPAPPAYLQAPSAPAQAPAPPAPPQPRADDDWVLSPPSQHQAPPQPPQHQGPPQPPQHQGPPPHMAPPPPPQQQQFQAPPQQQYQPPRQPLSWTAVIGPDREYFMAMMQRSGPEAGGLNLPAYSPDKHLPLQGNQISIGRRRHSTGESPDIDLAVPPEDPGVSHQHAVLVQQPDGSWAVVDQNSTNGTTINGGEEPIQPYVPVQLQDGDRVHVGAWTTITIRVG from the coding sequence ATGCCGACCTGCCCGAACGGACACCAGTCGGTCTCCGACGACTGGTGCGAGGTCTGCGGCCATCGCATGGCCGGGGCGGGTGCGCCGACGGGTGCCGTACCGCCGCCTCCCCCGCCGCCGCCCCCCGCGTACGGATATCCGGGCCCCGGTGGCCCCGGTGGCTACGACGCACCCGGTGCTCCCGGCGGCTTCGGCCCCGGTGGCGACCCGAACGCCACGGCCCAGGCGGAGCTCTGCCCGCAGTGCCGGACGCCGCGCGAGCACATGGCGCCGTTCTGCGAGGAGTGCCGCTGGAACTTCCTCACCAACACGGCGACCTCGTACACGCCGGTGGCCCCGCAGAACGTACCGTCCGCGCAACGGCCGGCGGGCCCGCCGCCCGGTCTGAACCTGCCGCCGGGCTTCCAGTCCACGCCGCCGCCCCCGCCGGGACCGCAGCAGGCTCCGCCGGGCCAGCCGGGTCCACAGGGTCCGCACGGCCAGCAGGGGCCGCCGCCGGGGCACGACCCGTTCGGTTACCAGGGCTCGCGGCCCTCGCAGGTGAACCGCCCGGCCGAGCCGCTGGGCGGCGACCCCACGCACCACCAGGCCCCGCCGCAGCGCCCGCCGGCGCAGCAGCCGCCCGGCCAGGGCGGTCAGGGCGACCCCTTCGGTCCGCCCGGCCAGCAGCCCCCCGCGCCGCCCGCCTACCTCCAGGCCCCCTCCGCTCCGGCCCAGGCCCCGGCGCCGCCCGCGCCGCCGCAGCCGCGCGCGGACGACGACTGGGTGCTCTCGCCGCCGTCGCAGCACCAGGCGCCGCCGCAGCCCCCGCAGCACCAGGGACCTCCGCAGCCTCCGCAGCACCAGGGTCCCCCGCCGCACATGGCACCCCCGCCGCCGCCACAGCAGCAGCAGTTCCAGGCTCCTCCGCAGCAGCAGTACCAGCCGCCGCGGCAGCCCCTGTCCTGGACCGCGGTCATCGGTCCGGACCGCGAGTACTTCATGGCGATGATGCAGCGCAGCGGCCCTGAGGCCGGCGGGCTGAACCTGCCCGCGTACTCGCCGGACAAGCACCTGCCGCTCCAGGGCAACCAGATCTCCATCGGCCGTCGCCGGCACTCCACCGGCGAGTCCCCTGACATCGACCTGGCGGTACCGCCGGAGGACCCGGGCGTCTCGCACCAGCACGCCGTGCTCGTGCAGCAGCCCGACGGCTCGTGGGCGGTGGTGGACCAGAACTCCACCAACGGCACCACGATCAACGGCGGCGAGGAGCCGATCCAGCCCTACGTCCCCGTCCAGCTCCAGGACGGCGACCGGGTGCACGTCGGCGCCTGGACGACCATCACGATCCGGGTGGGCTGA
- a CDS encoding methyltransferase domain-containing protein has protein sequence MGERRDEFAEAGARARRALVREIETEGVPADAHWRQAFAEVPRHLFVPYYYVPGAGGYERLWSGDPEPERRARWLSGAYADTAIATRVRDGELVSSASQPSLMALMLDALDVREGSDVLEIGAGTGYHAALLCHRLGAEHVTTVDLDEEIAESARTHLAAAGYRPAVIATDGARGCPERAPFDRIVATCALPAVPYPWLTQCRPGALVLAPLSTGLLLLRVHDATHAEGRFLATSAYFVALRGVAGRVPRHGPAGDERFHFFWGLVDQVLDRNEALSLWLREGRPERERFGVTVSGERQWAWLDGPGGPYAWPLVREGLSPPGS, from the coding sequence ATGGGTGAGCGGCGGGACGAGTTCGCCGAGGCCGGCGCGCGGGCGCGACGGGCGCTCGTGCGGGAGATCGAGACCGAGGGCGTACCGGCCGACGCCCACTGGCGGCAGGCCTTCGCCGAGGTCCCGCGCCACCTCTTCGTGCCCTACTACTACGTCCCCGGCGCCGGCGGCTACGAGCGGCTCTGGTCCGGCGACCCCGAGCCCGAGCGGCGGGCCCGCTGGCTGAGCGGGGCCTACGCGGACACCGCGATCGCCACCCGGGTACGGGACGGGGAACTGGTCTCCTCCGCCAGCCAGCCCTCCCTGATGGCCCTGATGCTGGACGCCCTCGACGTCCGCGAGGGGAGCGACGTCCTGGAGATCGGCGCCGGGACCGGCTACCACGCCGCGCTGCTCTGCCACCGCCTCGGCGCGGAGCACGTCACCACCGTCGACCTGGACGAGGAGATCGCCGAGTCGGCCCGGACCCATCTGGCCGCCGCCGGGTACCGGCCCGCCGTGATCGCCACCGACGGTGCCCGGGGCTGCCCGGAGCGGGCCCCCTTCGACCGGATCGTGGCGACCTGCGCGCTGCCCGCGGTCCCGTACCCCTGGCTCACCCAGTGCAGGCCCGGCGCCCTGGTGCTCGCCCCGCTCTCCACCGGGCTCCTGCTGCTGCGGGTGCACGACGCCACCCACGCGGAGGGACGGTTCCTCGCGACCTCGGCGTACTTCGTGGCGTTGCGGGGCGTCGCCGGACGGGTCCCGCGCCACGGCCCGGCCGGGGACGAGCGCTTCCACTTCTTCTGGGGGCTGGTGGACCAGGTCCTGGACAGGAACGAAGCGCTCTCGCTCTGGCTGCGCGAGGGGCGGCCGGAGCGGGAGCGCTTCGGTGTGACGGTCAGCGGCGAGCGGCAGTGGGCGTGGCTGGACGGCCCCGGAGGGCCGTACGCCTGGCCTCTGGTCCGGGAGGGACTCAGCCCACCCGGATCGTGA
- a CDS encoding globin → MNEIPGEAVQEQTFYEQVGGEETFRRLVRRFYEGVAEDPLLRPMYPEEDLGPAEERLTLFLIQYWGGPRTYSDHRGHPRLRMRHAPFTVDQAAHDAWLRHMRAALDDLALAPEYEAELWRYMTYAAASMVNTAG, encoded by the coding sequence GTGAACGAGATTCCCGGGGAAGCAGTGCAGGAGCAGACCTTCTACGAGCAGGTCGGCGGCGAGGAGACCTTCCGCCGTCTGGTCCGCCGTTTCTACGAGGGCGTCGCGGAGGACCCGCTGCTCCGGCCGATGTACCCCGAGGAGGACTTGGGCCCGGCCGAGGAGCGTCTCACGCTCTTCCTCATCCAGTACTGGGGCGGCCCCCGCACCTACAGCGACCACCGCGGCCACCCCCGGCTGCGGATGCGCCACGCTCCGTTCACCGTGGACCAGGCGGCCCACGACGCGTGGCTCCGGCACATGCGCGCGGCCCTGGACGACCTCGCCCTGGCCCCGGAGTACGAGGCCGAACTGTGGCGCTACATGACGTACGCGGCGGCCTCGATGGTGAACACGGCCGGCTGA